Genomic window (Nicotiana sylvestris chromosome 7, ASM39365v2, whole genome shotgun sequence):
CTGATAGTAGTATATAAGTAGCTAGTGTTTTCAGATGAAATGAACATTGTTCAGACTTCAGATATGTAACTTACTTCGAAATTGAGTTTTCGTAGAGCTTCTAAGTAAATAATCAATTAACTGCACGGATTAATGTTTGTTTAGTGGATTAGTTGCTGGTAAAACATCTCTTAGTTTCTTACTTTCTAATAAGTTGAATGCACGAATCAGCGTTTGATAAGTTTAGCTACTTTCAGACGGAAATGTACTgtcaaacaaaacaaacaaacaacaagcctagtgaaatcccacaagtggggagGGAAATGTTCTGTCAGAGATTTCATGTGTTGTCatcagattttttttttgagaaagctAACAGTTTTTTATAAATAATCAGAAAAGTAGTCCTTACCACAAAGACtgtgctaagggaacgaagttACAGGGGGGCCCCAAAAagcaaaaacccaaaacctagtTTTATAATAATTATAATGACCCAATGATGTCAACTACGGAACCTACATCTTCTGCTAGGGCCTCTTTACACtagaaattaaacaaaaatatacagttcatcttatttttctcttCAGAGTTAGCTCATCTTGAAAGCACCTCAGATTTCTTTCGTTCCATATTGTCCACCAGTAGCATGCAGGGGATACTTTTCTACCATCTCTTCTGCTTCACCATGTTACCTGGATCATTCCAACATGTTAGCAGCTCAGCAGTTTTCCTAGGCATTGTCCATCTGAGGCCTTTCATACTCATGAAAAGCTGCCACAGAGTACTAGTAATTTACAAGGAAGAAACCTGACTATTTGTTTCAACCTCTCCCCCTCACAAAAAACATTTACAACACAGCTGCGCTCCTCTCCTCGTCAGACTGTCATGTATTAGGACAACCTCTTTTGCTACCAGCCAGCAGCAATATTCCACTTTAAATGGTGTTCTCACCTTCTAGATGTGCTTGCTGTTGTTCATGTTACAAAAATGCTGTTGTTGCTCCGACCTGTTCAATATACCATATGCATATTTCAAGAAAAAATACCCCTGCTATTCCTTTTCCATGTCAGTTTGTCCTCTTGCCCACAATGCCTTTAAAATCATCCAAAAGTTTGTAGAACTCGATCGCTCTAGTCACTTCCCAATCATTTAGAGGTCTTCTGAAGTTCAAATTCCAACCTTGTTGACCCCAAGTCTCAGCCACAGAAGCTTGAGGTTGATTCACCAAATATGTCTGAGAAGGAGTCTTTAAGAGGTTCATTGCCAATCCAGTCATCATTCCAAAAGGAAGTCTTGACACCATTGCCAACTTACTACTGGTAAAACGATTGAACTTTGGCCAGAGAGATCTTAGTGATTTCCATACAGAAAGCCCATAAGAATTAGATACTGTCTTAGTGCACTACTGACCCCCAACACTATACTTTCCACTGACTACCCTTCTCCACAGTGCTTGCTCCTCCAAATTGAATATCCATAGCCACTTCATCTGTAAACTCTTGTTATGTTGTCTCAGATTTCTTATCCCCAGCCCCTTTCCTTCTTATCAACTGTCACAGTCTTTCATTTTACAGGGGGTAACATTATTTATTTCCTTGTTCCCTCGACAAATAAATTTTCTCCTTAAAGCATCCAGCCTCCTCTCAATTTTCACTGGTAGAGGAAAAAGTGACATCATATAGGTGGGAGGGAATCCAGCACAGTATTCGGTATTCACTAGGGCAATCCTCCCACCCAAAGAGAGGTAGTTGCTCTTCCAGTTGGATAGTTTCTTTTCACATCTCTCCAAAACCCCATTCCATATGTcttgtgttttgtttttttgcTCCCAGTGGTAGGCCCAAATATATAGTTGGTAGCTGCCCCACCTCACATTCGAGGGATCCAGCCAAActttgaatttgtggcacttcaTTCACTGTAATAATTTGTGACTTTCTCCGGTTGACATGAAATCCATATATAGcttcaaaaatagttaaaatcAACTCAACTTCAGCATCACAGAATAGCACTGAATCATTAGCTTAAAGAAGATGTTTGACTTACAAATTGCTCCTTTCATTATTTAGTACCTTAAACCCCCTTATCAAACTCTCATGGTTTGCCTTTTCGTCATACAATTCAGTCCTTCCATAGCAATAATAAAGAGGAAAGGTGAGAGTGGGTCCCTTTGTCTTAATCCTCTTTGTGATGGAAAAAAACCCTCAGGAGAACAATTGACTAGAATTGAGAACCTGACATTACTGATGCAGAAACCTATCCACTCCAGCCATTTTCTTCCAAACGCCATGTCCTTGAGGACACTTAGGAGATAATCCCAGTTCACATGATCATAAGATTTTGCAATATCAAGTTTGCATAAAACCCCAAGGATCTTGCTTCTGATTCTAGAGTCAACACATTTGCTATCAAAACCATCCTTAATCTCCCTACCTTTTATTAAAGGCCATCTATTGGGTATCTACCAGTTTGTGATTCACCTTCTTAAATCTGTCTGTCAACACCTTGGAGATGATCCTGTACTCACTTCCTAATTTCCTATGGACTTATTGGTTTGAAAGTTGGTATAATTTGGTATAGAACAAAACCTGGAATTTAAAACTTGACTGAATTATAAAGATTTCTTCGTACTTAAGTTTGTAGTTCATctctctcaaaaaaaaaaaatgaaaaaaaggttgTGAAGTACTTGTTGGTGCTGTAGGGTTTCAAACTTATGAAGAAACTATGCTAATTCAGGTTCTTTggattttctcttttaaattgtTGCAGCTATCGGACAAATTACTTCATTATGATTGTGACTATTCTTGGTAAGAAGCAAATAATCGTGTATTACTCACTACTCAGTATAGATATGATTTTTACGTTAGGCATTTTCTTTGGACTTACGAATTAACTTCAGGTGTGTTTTGTATTGCAGCACTGGGGTTTCTTAGGAGGCCACTTGCTATTGTTGCTGCTCTTTTGACAACTCTTAGTATTGCTTTTCTAAATGACAGGTACTGTACTTCTTATTTACTGTTATATACATGAGTAAAAGCTTGACGCATAAGGTTTTTGGTTTTCTATAAGAATTATTGTGTGATGAGATCAAGGTTATAAACCAGGTTTTCCATGAATTTCGTATATACGGAACATATAACTCTTAGTTCGGGGTTAATtttttggggggtgggggtggggtggggtggaggATATTTGCCCAggctacctttttttttttttggttaaaggAATATGTCGAGGTTACTCATAAAGACAAAAAGGTGAAAAACTGTAATATTTGTCTACTCTGTGGTTGTAGAAGGCTTGCTTGGACTCCCATTTCCCTTTTGCCTTTCCATGATTAGGTTAACAGGTTCTATAATAAGTCTTTCTCTGGGAAAAAAGAAGTCCTTGGCCCAAGTTCCTCCTTCAACACCTATGGTGCTTAAGAGAAGAGAATATGCAGTTTAGAAGTCATACCTCTTTTTGCAGTTTACttgttaaaaaaaaaagtcaTACCTCTTTTTGCAGTTTACTTGTTAAAAAAAAAAGTCGTACCTCTTTTTGCTCATGCGAAAGAAAACATGGGATGTCATACCTCTTTTTGTTATATTTCTGGTCATATATGTGAAAATTGACTTGAACTAACTTatccaaaaaaaaagtaaaaattagtTTGATCTAAACCTGATGCTAATACTTTGAGCTCTCAACACCCTTCTTGAATGTTCTCCGATCTTGAAGGGTTGAGAATAGCATTTTTAGTATAGAGTTATTTCCTGGGGGCTTATTGAGCTCTAAAACTCAAATGAGGGGATACTCTTTGTATTGTGTGTCCTATAAGAAAATAGAGTATTCCAGATGCAGAAATGCCGGATAAGGAACTAACATCTCACTTACCCTTGAGCAATCTGGCCTTCAAAGACAGAAAAATGATTTAATCATTTGGATTTTTTGGAAATCTCTGCTTTAACTTGGATGCTCTATAGGAAAGTAGTTTCCTTTTTCTCTTCCTGGTTGATAAGTTTTCCCTAGGGTGCCTTTAAGCCTCAACCAAAACAAATGAACCTTAATGTACGGTTGATAAACTTTCTGGTAATTGGTCGATGCTTTAAGGAATAACTGTTTTCTCCATCAAGCTGTCTTCTTTACATTGACTGCAGATTATCTGTTAGCACAGAAAAGCATGCGAAACACAAATCATCGGCAATCTTATTTTTGACAGTTTATTTACATCTTGTTGCTGCATCTTTTTCATGTTGCTAATGATTTTTCCAACAGTTTCGCAGGTACTTTTAGTGAAAAGGTGACAAGAACTGTCAGGCAGTTTTCTCCTCATTTAGCTGCAAAAATGAGGCCTCCACTCACGTGAGTCTGCATAAACTTGAGGTTTAAAAGCAAACCAGGTGCACTACTGATACTGAAATATTGACCATTTTCAGGCCAGTTATTCGAGGACGTCCATCTGCTAAACGAGCAATTTACATTTGTGGAAGGCCTCGTTGGGTGTTTGTCTTGGCATTCTCTCTAGGTATCGGAAGCTTTAGGCTCTTCTATCGCGTCACTGTTTCTTCCCCTCGGTGCTTTATCTTTCCTATTGAAACTTCAATAGTTTTGAGATGAAATGGTGTTTTCTGCCTTTTCTACATTTTGCAGCGAGTTTCACCCTTTGGTTTGTTTCCTGTGGCCTCTTGACTGTCTTATGGGCATTGGCTATAGGACTTCTTTGTATGTATTCTCTTCTTGTTGTGAAGTGTGTTATTCCAAATCCTATGTTTCAGCATGAATAATGACTTCTCtgtcttctctctctctctctctctctgcagCCACTCTTCTTCATGCAAGCTTTAGGACACCTAATTTGAAGGCCCGCCTTAACACATTCCGTGAGGAATTTCGAGCTGTTTGGCGCAACTATAGTGAGCTGTAGCTTCAGCAGAGTCCCATTTCATGTCAGTTACTTTCCTGAGATCTGCCATTTTGTTTATTCATTCTCTTTATGGTTGTATGCACTGTTTGTTTTGTTGCCTAGTGTCTGTAAGTTAACATGATCTGTTCATCCTTGAAATAATTTTCCTTTTACTTGCTAGtacaattttcttttcttcaatgtaGCTATTAACTCTGTATTTCCCTTCgctaaaaataaaaaacaatatTTGTTGAGCCGTTGTCTAATCACTCATTACTTCTGCTGAGGAAATGCTATGCCTCTCTGTTCACTTTCCTCGTGCACTTGCATTTCCTTGTTtggaaaagaataaaaaaagttaAGTTGTCAAACCTGCCCCAGGACTTCTCAAACATTGAGGTTGCGATTGACTCAACTGGAGCATTAGTAAAGGCAAGGATCATGTAAACCTAAGAGAAGACTGGATCTGCAGGCAGTAGAAAGTGCACTTTGAGGAAAGTGGTACTAGTTTTATGAGACTGCTCTTGGGGTTTGAACTTGTAGTACGAAGAAAATATTCAAATGAAAATTATCACGATAAACTTCACACTAAGCTTGTCTCTGGcaaaaataataaacatatttTGGAGAGAAGCCTGTCCAAGAGATTCTTGGAGCTGAAGAAAACAAAGTACAAGATGCTTTCATGGTTGTTCTTAATTACATAAGATTTGAACGAAACAAAAATTTCGCTTAATAATGTTCAAAGCATGATGAGTTACTGTATTATTTTATGAGGACTGATGAACTGTTATTGCATCTTATTGGCATTTTATCGGTCTGCTCTAATATATTATTTATTGACTTCATTTTGACTTTATGGTTACGCTATCCGTTGTCACTTCAAGCAGGATTTTTTTTGTTTCCTGGACCTTTGTTCAGAGTTCCTCTTTAATTGTGGAAACATTATCATACGTGTTCTAAATATACCTCAATTCCTCCAAAGCTTAATTAATATAGCCTTCAGCAtcttttgcttttttctttttgCCCCTTTTCTTGGTGAGATTCTATAGGTCATTGGATAGTTTCAGGCTTCTATCATTCTTTACCAAGCAATCTTGTGCAGTTTAGCTTTGAAAAACCGTTAGTAAATCACATTTACGTCAGAAGCGTAGAAGCATGAAAACGACTAGCTCCTAGATTGGCCTCTCTTGTTCTGTGATTTTACCAGCAATCTCTATGCAGTTTAGCTTTAAAAACTGTTATTAAGTCATAGTTATCGTCTAAGCTTAGAAGCATCAAAGTTTAATAACTCCCGGATTTCAACTAAGTTTTTGTTGAATTGTCTTTTTGTTGAAAGGTCTTCGTACATTCTACCCTTCctaaaccccacttgtgggattacactgggtttgttgttgttgtcttttATGATGACTATTGCGTAGGACTTGTTGTAACTCTCACTTTTCTATTTGTATAGGAGCAGCAGTTCTGCAAATTTGCTGTCATGTGCTGAGCTTTAATATGGTGTGCTGATGCAATATATAGTTTTCTTTGACCCGGCAGCTGAGCTCTCAAAAATCTGCAATATCTGCAGATCAGCCACGGGTTGTAAATTTCCTTGATTCTTACTTTTATGGTACTGATTTCTACGATTCATGTACGTTTGAAATGACTACTGGATTTAGGTGCATGGTAGGAATTCCCTAGAAAGTTGGGGTCTGTATTAGGAGTCCATTCTTAATGCCTTTGAGAAACTCCTTGTTACTCTTAATGTTCAAAGCTGCAGTAAAGCTTCTAGTGAGTTCTGTCTTAAAGTTTTCGCCCGATCTACTATTAATATTCCCAGGGTGTCTTTTTTCCAAAAGGATTTTTTCAAACCGCCTTGTGGGTTAATGCTGCTTCTTTTGTGCATAGATCGCTTATGATCTTGTTTTCGACAGCTGCCTGCCCGTATTCAAACTGTGGAGGACGCATATTTTGTGAGATTACTTGTTATTCTGTGAACTTGAAAGGAGATTCTCTCAGGGGTTGGGGCAGCTCTCCTTTTTTATGGTTTCGTTTTCTTTAACTTGCAAACTCCTGTGCCAATTGCGTGAGCAAGTTGGTTTCCAAATACCGATAAAAAGGAGTATCCCCGTGAAAAAATACTATTATGTGAATGGCTGACTTTAGTTAATTTAGGACATTGATTCTCTCTGTGTTGCAGCAGCTGCAAGAAGCTACCCATGTACTtagaaaagttttaaaaaaaacatgTAGGAGTTTTGTTACTGTTATAAATCTGGAACCAGCTGCCTAGATATTCAAGCGCATGATCTGTTCCAGTTTCATTTCTCAAATGTAGAAAGTTAGAAACATTGACCTAAATCAGCTCGACATTGAGAAATCTAAGACAGTTctgtttgttttttctttttcagatttcCAATGCACTGTgattattaaataaaaaataaattataagaGGAATATTTAGGCGAGGGAAAGTAGTAGTAAAGTACAGCTTGAAATATTCCTTCCTAGTAAGTGTATACCACGTGTTAAGAAGTCACTCCCTAAAGTGAACTTTGAAATGAAAAGTACCCATGCATTTGGCTGGCTAACTATGCAAAACGAAGATGCTCTCTAGCTTTTCGTCACTATCTTATTACTATCCAATTATTTCCCATATATGACTTTGGGTGCCCATCCAGAATAAATCGGACACAGAATCACTTCTAATCTTGCGAACTTTGCACTTAAGTGTTACATTATATGTAACCAACCTAGCATGCTTACTGACCATGTGGAAAAATTAACTGTAAATCAATACACATATGTATCTATGCAAAAGAAATTGCTTGTCAGTGATTGTTCTAACTGTTCGAGCACAACACAGTGATGTTAATTCAAATGCGATAAAAATAGAGTATATGGTTTAATTTTGACTCTCATGTAAGATTATAAATAGGCGAAGTCTGACTTGCACCTACGGGATTCAACTTCCCTCGACATTTTATTGGAAATTCCCTTACACTGCCCATCAGCCAGTGGCTAAAGGTAAATTCGTaagtcttaattttttttttcccaGTATTAAATTTGAAGTGTACAATTCGCTGTTTAACCTTATTATTGAGGCAAAAGGCTTTTTAATGGACGTAGCTTGAGGCTGTAAAGTGTAAACAGATTGTGTCAATCCAGAATCATATCGGACATACTATCGCTTTTAATCAGCTGGACTTTGCACAAAAGTAGTAGTAAGAAATTACATGCAAGTCTGTACCTAACTAGCACGCTCAGTTGCTGACCATGTGGGAAATTTATTAAAGGGCCTTACTGTAAAATGTAGAAAATTGAATATcattgttttaaaataattattgaaTACCATTGAGGATACATGTTCAGTATTCCATTGTCAGTTGTCACTAATGCGAAATGTGAATGTAGTGAGATCGGAAAAACACCATTTATCATAAATCAAACACAATTAATTGAACGCGTGTATTCCTTGCCAATATCCTAATAACCTTTATATGCGCAATTATTTCTGATATCTTATTACCATGATGACATGTAAGTGTAAATTAAAGAAGTAATAGAAGGTTCAACGGAATCTTAGAGATGAGTGAAATGACTATACAATCGCCTCTTTTTCTCGAACTTTACTCTTAATAATCCTTATGTTCAAATAAGATATTGTCTTATTGGACTATGAATTCAAatgtttggaattttttttttggttttttttttgtttgggggtgggggggggggggaagggggaGGGCATAAAATTATAGCAGGATTTATTGATTAACAATACATGGTAACTAAGAATTGATTAGCAACACATGGTAACTAAAAATTAACATACCATAACagctcctcccccccccccacccccccaaaaaaaaataaaaaaatagggATACTAATTAATAATCCACAA
Coding sequences:
- the LOC104242719 gene encoding PRA1 family protein A1-like, translating into MDWGTVTTEDLIEALREVDWSSPPRPLSEFFSRFTFPRSSSKWNSRLKCNLYYYRTNYFIMIVTILALGFLRRPLAIVAALLTTLSIAFLNDSFAGTFSEKVTRTVRQFSPHLAAKMRPPLTPVIRGRPSAKRAIYICGRPRWVFVLAFSLASFTLWFVSCGLLTVLWALAIGLLSTLLHASFRTPNLKARLNTFREEFRAVWRNYSEL